A DNA window from Acidimicrobiales bacterium contains the following coding sequences:
- a CDS encoding L-fuculose-phosphate aldolase, whose translation MRHVENAPEAVLAAAKDMLRKGLVEGTAGNISARQADGSIVITPSSVDYEDMQLDDLVVIDPDGKTLSAKEGRSPSSEKLLHLACYRAFDDVGSVIHSHPVHATMFAITHTSIPACIDEFAIFVGGDVRCTDYAASGTPDVGEQAVKALEGRGAALIANHGMVAVGPKPSTVLHITALVERSAHIVFGATVLGQVQHLPEQVNEGFAGIYGYLRQNPL comes from the coding sequence GTGAGGCACGTCGAAAACGCCCCGGAGGCGGTGCTCGCCGCAGCGAAGGACATGCTACGCAAGGGCCTCGTCGAGGGAACGGCCGGGAACATCTCCGCTCGCCAGGCCGACGGAAGCATCGTGATCACTCCGTCATCGGTCGACTACGAGGACATGCAGCTCGACGACCTCGTGGTGATCGACCCGGACGGTAAGACCTTGTCGGCGAAGGAAGGCCGGTCACCGTCTTCCGAGAAGCTTCTCCACCTGGCCTGCTACCGGGCCTTCGACGACGTCGGATCGGTGATCCACTCGCACCCGGTTCACGCCACGATGTTCGCGATCACCCACACGTCGATACCCGCGTGCATCGACGAGTTTGCGATCTTCGTCGGTGGAGACGTGCGCTGCACCGACTACGCCGCCAGCGGGACCCCGGATGTCGGCGAGCAGGCGGTGAAAGCTCTCGAAGGGCGCGGCGCCGCGCTGATCGCGAATCACGGCATGGTCGCGGTGGGCCCCAAGCCGTCGACGGTCCTGCACATCACCGCGCTCGTCGAGCGAAGCGCTCACATTGTGTTTGGCGCCACGGTCCTCGGGCAGGTTCAACACCTCCCCGAGCAGGTGAACGAGGGCTTCGCCGGCATCTACGGGTATCTCCGCCAGAACCCGCTCTAG
- a CDS encoding enoyl-CoA hydratase-related protein produces MPIHYELGGDHVVVITIDRPEARNSLDLYHFRDLANAWRRFRDDEDAWIAIITGVEGNFMTGADLKTYIPQITALQKQIAKGEVTELDGCQLRDGTDAVLRSLTIYKPIIAAVDGPCVAGGMEMLGGVDIRVATPRAKFGVMEPKRGLFAGGGTTVRLPRQLNYPAAMEFLLTAEAFPAERALELGLVNEIVAPEELMDRARDWASRITANAPLAVQATKESVLRGLGVDMHEAYKIESELATKVFSSDDAKEGPAAFAEKRAPEWKGR; encoded by the coding sequence GTGCCGATTCACTACGAGCTCGGAGGCGACCACGTTGTCGTCATAACCATCGACCGGCCCGAGGCTCGCAACTCGCTGGACCTGTACCACTTCCGTGACCTGGCGAACGCGTGGCGGCGTTTTCGTGACGACGAAGACGCCTGGATTGCGATCATCACCGGCGTGGAGGGCAACTTCATGACCGGGGCCGACCTGAAGACTTACATCCCGCAGATCACCGCCTTGCAAAAGCAGATTGCCAAGGGAGAGGTCACCGAGTTGGACGGCTGCCAGCTCAGAGACGGGACCGACGCCGTGCTCAGAAGCCTCACCATCTACAAGCCGATCATCGCTGCGGTCGACGGACCTTGCGTCGCGGGCGGCATGGAAATGCTCGGAGGCGTGGACATACGAGTTGCCACTCCGCGTGCGAAGTTCGGTGTCATGGAACCGAAGAGGGGACTGTTCGCCGGCGGTGGCACCACGGTCAGGCTCCCCCGTCAGCTCAACTATCCGGCCGCGATGGAATTCCTGCTCACCGCCGAGGCATTTCCAGCGGAGAGAGCCTTGGAGCTCGGTCTGGTCAACGAGATCGTCGCTCCAGAAGAATTGATGGATCGGGCACGGGATTGGGCGTCGCGGATCACCGCCAACGCCCCGCTCGCCGTCCAGGCGACCAAGGAGAGCGTGCTTCGCGGGCTCGGTGTCGACATGCACGAGGCGTACAAGATCGAGAGCGAGCTGGCAACGAAGGTGTTCTCCAGCGATGACGCCAAAGAGGGCCCGGCCGCGTTCGCCGAGAAGCGGGCACCGGAATGGAAAGGCCGTTGA
- a CDS encoding thiolase family protein, with amino-acid sequence MAVREAVIVDLTRTAFGKRNGALAGWHPTDLLGFTLRHLVYRNGVDPELLDDVVCGCVTQSGEQGCNVGRNAVIAGGLPWTLSATSVDRQCGSSQQALHFVAASVMSGMYDLAIACGVESMSRVPMASNARGGTGPFSPAFMSEIDNQLWAQFRVAQVLADQEGITREEMDAYALESHRRAAESTQSGHFAKEILPVPIKDPESGELTDAVLESDEGIRPNSTMEALAALPPAQSWEPETAPGITAGNSSQMTDGAAAALIADRSTAERLGLPIRARLIHFAVGAEDPVLVLSAPNRVTRRLLDRSGMKIADFDAIECNEAFAAIVLRWAREFSPDPELLNPRGGAIAIGHPLGASGVRMTATLLNHLEATGGRYGLQTMCEGGGQANCTVIERLG; translated from the coding sequence GTGGCCGTGCGTGAGGCAGTGATCGTCGACTTGACGCGAACCGCGTTCGGCAAGCGCAACGGTGCCCTGGCGGGATGGCATCCGACCGATCTCCTCGGGTTCACGCTGCGCCACCTGGTCTACCGAAATGGGGTCGACCCTGAGCTCCTGGACGACGTCGTCTGCGGTTGCGTCACGCAGTCGGGAGAACAGGGCTGCAACGTCGGCAGGAACGCGGTCATCGCCGGCGGACTTCCGTGGACGCTCTCCGCCACGAGCGTTGACCGGCAGTGCGGCTCTTCGCAGCAAGCGCTCCACTTCGTGGCGGCCAGCGTGATGTCGGGCATGTACGACCTGGCCATCGCGTGCGGCGTCGAGTCGATGTCCCGGGTGCCGATGGCTTCGAACGCGCGCGGCGGAACCGGTCCGTTCTCGCCGGCCTTCATGAGCGAGATCGACAACCAGCTGTGGGCGCAGTTCCGGGTCGCGCAGGTTCTTGCCGATCAGGAGGGGATCACCCGCGAGGAGATGGACGCCTACGCGCTGGAAAGCCACCGTCGCGCGGCGGAGTCAACCCAAAGCGGCCACTTCGCGAAGGAGATCCTCCCCGTCCCGATCAAGGATCCCGAGTCGGGCGAGCTGACCGACGCGGTGCTCGAATCGGACGAGGGGATCCGTCCCAACTCGACGATGGAGGCGCTCGCGGCGCTTCCGCCGGCGCAGTCGTGGGAACCGGAGACCGCGCCGGGGATCACCGCCGGCAACTCTTCGCAGATGACCGATGGAGCGGCGGCCGCTCTCATCGCAGACCGGTCCACCGCGGAGCGGCTCGGGCTGCCGATCCGCGCCCGGCTGATCCATTTCGCGGTCGGGGCAGAAGATCCGGTCCTCGTGTTGTCTGCTCCCAACCGGGTGACCCGCCGGCTCCTCGACCGTTCCGGGATGAAGATCGCCGACTTCGACGCCATCGAATGCAACGAGGCGTTCGCCGCGATCGTTCTACGGTGGGCGCGAGAGTTCTCACCCGATCCGGAGTTGCTCAACCCTCGCGGCGGCGCGATCGCGATAGGTCACCCACTCGGCGCGAGCGGGGTACGCATGACCGCCACTCTGCTCAACCACCTCGAGGCGACCGGAGGGCGTTACGGGCTGCAGACGATGTGCGAGGGCGGCGGGCAGGCCAACTGCACGGTCATCGAGCGCCTCGGGTAG
- a CDS encoding alcohol dehydrogenase catalytic domain-containing protein: MKALLWGVDAEPWDPPAEAASNRLLGNLAVTPMRLMEVNDTKPLRPDWVVTRPLLVGICGSDSKMALLDFGDEDTDNAMAGLCSFPQVMGHEVVAEVVELGPSATGVEVGQRVVLNPWLSCVPRGISPLCASCEVGDYSLCYNFTAGDIAVGIHIGLSSDATGGYAELMPAHPTMLFPVPDAVRDEQAVLADPFSVSLHAVTRHAPPAGGRALVYGAGALGTAALGVLRALYPDVEVAVIARFDAQASLARKLGASVVLPPDDRMQIIEELAAWSGGKLVGGTTGLPMCHPGGIDVVYDTIGKPETLEVGVRLLRARGTLVKSGFHAPGRWEWSPLYFKELNWVGSNAFGVEEVEGVRRHAIEHYLELVQEGRVDITPMLTHTFRLSEWRDAFAALADQASSGAIKVAFDHR, from the coding sequence ATGAAGGCACTCTTGTGGGGCGTTGACGCAGAGCCCTGGGACCCGCCGGCAGAGGCCGCTTCGAACAGGCTGCTCGGAAATCTTGCCGTCACCCCGATGCGGCTCATGGAGGTGAACGACACCAAGCCGCTCAGGCCCGACTGGGTCGTGACCCGTCCTTTGCTGGTCGGGATCTGCGGCTCTGACTCGAAGATGGCGTTGCTCGACTTCGGCGACGAGGACACCGACAACGCCATGGCCGGCCTCTGCTCCTTCCCACAAGTAATGGGCCACGAGGTGGTGGCCGAGGTCGTCGAGCTCGGACCTTCAGCTACCGGCGTGGAAGTCGGTCAGCGGGTCGTGTTGAACCCGTGGCTCTCCTGCGTGCCGCGCGGAATCTCTCCGCTGTGCGCGTCGTGCGAAGTAGGCGACTACAGCCTCTGTTACAACTTCACCGCCGGCGACATCGCAGTAGGTATCCATATCGGATTGTCGAGCGACGCGACCGGAGGGTACGCGGAGCTGATGCCGGCTCACCCGACCATGCTGTTCCCGGTACCCGACGCGGTGCGCGACGAGCAGGCGGTGCTGGCAGATCCGTTTTCCGTTTCGCTGCACGCGGTTACCCGTCACGCGCCGCCAGCGGGGGGCCGGGCGCTCGTGTACGGGGCGGGCGCTTTGGGAACGGCGGCCCTCGGAGTGCTTCGAGCCCTGTACCCCGACGTCGAGGTTGCGGTGATCGCGCGTTTCGACGCTCAGGCTTCGCTGGCTCGGAAGCTGGGAGCGTCGGTGGTGCTGCCTCCGGACGACCGGATGCAGATCATCGAGGAGCTCGCCGCGTGGTCCGGCGGGAAGCTGGTCGGCGGCACCACCGGGCTTCCCATGTGCCATCCCGGCGGGATCGACGTCGTTTACGACACCATCGGTAAACCTGAAACACTGGAAGTGGGCGTTAGACTGCTGCGAGCGCGTGGGACTCTGGTTAAGTCCGGTTTTCATGCGCCGGGTCGCTGGGAGTGGAGCCCCTTGTACTTCAAGGAGCTCAACTGGGTCGGTTCGAACGCCTTCGGTGTTGAGGAGGTCGAAGGCGTTCGCCGGCACGCCATCGAGCACTACCTCGAACTTGTTCAAGAGGGGCGGGTCGACATCACCCCGATGCTCACGCATACGTTCCGGCTTTCCGAGTGGCGGGACGCCTTCGCGGCGCTCGCAGACCAGGCGTCGAGCGGGGCGATCAAGGTCGCCTTCGACCACCGGTAG
- a CDS encoding SDR family oxidoreductase, producing MRVEGARVLVTGASSGIGAATARLMASMGATVGLVGRRSALLQSVLDGCKKDSPASRMWVADLGDLDLAERLVDEAWDEFGGLEVLVNNAAIPKRRAVTELTTDEVELTLRVNFLSPARMTLRLLPRLLEGPGGVIVNVASTGGRLGIPHEAAYCASKFALTGWSESMAIDLAGTNVAVRLIQPGPIDTDIWDRPGEDPALFEIPKVPPLVVAEGIVAAIEGDRFEHYLPDMKEIVTGKDADIDSYISGIASVIPARGTVVPGGSEDT from the coding sequence ATGCGAGTTGAAGGTGCGAGGGTTCTGGTTACGGGTGCGAGCTCCGGGATCGGCGCGGCAACTGCCCGGTTGATGGCAAGCATGGGAGCGACCGTCGGGCTCGTGGGCCGCCGGTCGGCGCTCCTGCAGTCCGTTCTCGACGGTTGCAAGAAGGACTCCCCGGCGAGCCGGATGTGGGTCGCCGATCTTGGCGACCTGGACCTTGCCGAACGATTGGTCGACGAGGCCTGGGACGAGTTCGGGGGTCTCGAGGTGCTCGTGAACAACGCGGCGATCCCGAAACGCCGTGCTGTAACCGAGCTGACCACCGACGAAGTCGAGCTCACCCTTCGGGTCAACTTCCTTTCGCCCGCCCGCATGACTCTGCGCCTGCTACCCCGCCTGCTCGAAGGCCCCGGAGGGGTGATCGTGAACGTCGCCAGCACGGGCGGAAGGCTCGGCATCCCCCACGAAGCCGCGTACTGCGCCAGCAAGTTCGCGCTGACGGGTTGGAGCGAGTCGATGGCTATCGACCTCGCGGGCACCAACGTGGCGGTGCGCTTGATCCAGCCAGGCCCGATCGACACCGACATCTGGGACCGGCCCGGAGAGGACCCGGCGTTGTTCGAGATTCCCAAGGTTCCGCCGCTCGTCGTTGCGGAGGGCATCGTCGCGGCGATCGAAGGTGACCGGTTCGAGCACTACCTCCCGGACATGAAGGAGATAGTCACCGGCAAGGACGCAGACATCGACTCCTACATTTCGGGAATCGCGTCAGTGATCCCGGCAAGGGGCACCGTTGTGCCTGGAGGATCGGAGGACACATGA
- a CDS encoding acyl-CoA dehydrogenase family protein: MDFSYEREDEEFRAELRAWLDANLPDFRDQGEIGPAQSDTTKRTMQRRQAWQRRLNEGKWAAINWPREWGGREATIMQNVIYSQEMAAAKAPGIYNANGIWQIGPMIIRWGTEEQKQMWLPGIINADVHWCQGFTEPEAGSDLANLRTKAVRDGDVYVLNGQKIWISTAHLAKWGLFLVRTDSTAIERGAKHEGITALIVDMELPGIECRPIRDVTGECLFNEVFFTDAQIPVEYRLGDEGNGWGVAMGTLGHERVGTSGLSIGLKQELEDMIEAARKHNPAALSDPDIRERIARMWTHIEFTRLLNVRALSKVLKGEKNWPEVPLAKLQWSFLSQSLAELYIDILGPIGILEKGGADAVNGGHAAHNYPWQRYTSIGAGATEVQKNIIADKAIQLPRR; the protein is encoded by the coding sequence GTGGACTTCTCCTACGAACGGGAGGACGAGGAGTTCCGGGCCGAGCTTCGTGCCTGGCTCGACGCCAACCTTCCGGACTTTCGCGACCAGGGCGAGATCGGGCCCGCCCAATCGGACACCACCAAGCGGACGATGCAGCGCCGCCAGGCCTGGCAACGCCGGCTCAACGAGGGCAAGTGGGCGGCCATCAACTGGCCGAGAGAGTGGGGCGGCCGCGAAGCGACGATCATGCAGAACGTCATCTACTCGCAGGAGATGGCCGCCGCGAAGGCCCCCGGCATCTACAACGCCAACGGCATCTGGCAGATCGGCCCGATGATCATCCGCTGGGGCACCGAAGAGCAGAAGCAGATGTGGTTGCCCGGAATCATCAACGCGGACGTTCACTGGTGCCAGGGTTTCACCGAGCCCGAAGCCGGGAGCGACCTCGCCAACCTTCGCACCAAAGCGGTTCGCGACGGCGACGTCTATGTGCTGAATGGCCAGAAGATCTGGATCTCGACTGCGCACCTGGCCAAGTGGGGCCTGTTCCTGGTCCGCACCGACTCCACGGCCATCGAGCGGGGTGCGAAGCACGAGGGAATCACCGCGCTGATCGTCGACATGGAGCTGCCGGGAATCGAATGCAGGCCGATACGCGACGTCACGGGGGAGTGCCTCTTCAACGAGGTCTTCTTCACCGACGCGCAGATCCCGGTCGAGTACCGGCTCGGGGACGAGGGCAACGGTTGGGGTGTCGCGATGGGGACTCTCGGCCACGAACGGGTGGGAACGTCCGGCCTGTCGATCGGGCTCAAGCAGGAGCTGGAGGACATGATCGAGGCCGCACGCAAGCACAACCCGGCGGCTTTGAGCGATCCCGACATCAGGGAGCGGATTGCCCGCATGTGGACACACATCGAGTTCACCCGATTGCTGAACGTGCGTGCTTTGTCGAAGGTTCTCAAGGGTGAAAAGAACTGGCCGGAGGTGCCGTTAGCGAAGCTTCAATGGAGCTTTCTCTCACAGAGCCTGGCCGAGCTCTACATCGACATCCTCGGACCGATAGGAATCCTTGAAAAAGGTGGAGCCGACGCGGTGAACGGCGGTCACGCCGCACACAATTATCCGTGGCAGAGGTATACGTCGATCGGTGCCGGCGCGACGGAAGTGCAGAAGAACATCATCGCCGACAAGGCCATCCAGCTACCGCGCAGGTAG